Proteins encoded by one window of Megachile rotundata isolate GNS110a chromosome 10, iyMegRotu1, whole genome shotgun sequence:
- the LOC143265302 gene encoding zinc finger protein 474-like, translating to MRNEAQLVPCPKCGRTFFPNRLAVHQKSCKSSKNSEPEKSESPVAGKSASTSRVTPPMVTCKICGRNFGTRSIVIHEPQCIKRQQAEKEKQSTNLHENLVSPTGDNSVKRTVTCYICGRDFGTSSITIHEPQCLKKWHVENDKLPPDQRRKEPERPEAVYTRDPETGNMVIDIAAMAEASWKSHLNQLVPCKRCGRTFNPDRVSVHERSCKGTR from the exons ATGCGTAATGAA gCGCAGCTGGTACCCTGTCCAAAATGTGGTAGGACCTTCTTCCCAAATCGCTTAGCAGTACATCAGAAAAGTTGCAAGTCATCAAAG AATTCTGAACCAGAGAAATCAGAAAGTCCTGTTGCGGGAAAATCTGCTAGCACGTCACGAGTCACCCCGCCTATGGTCACCTGTAAAATCTGCGGCCGAAATTTTGGCACGAGAAGCATCGTGATACACGAACCTCAGTGTATCAAACGACAGCAAGCAGAGAAAGAAAAGCAATCGACTAACTTGCACGAAAATCTAGTCAGCCCAACAGGG GATAACAGTGTGAAGAGAACGGTCACATGCTACATATGTGGCAGAGATTTTGGAACCAGTAGTATAACTATCCACGAGCCCCAATGCCTGAAAAAGTGGCACGTGGAGAATGACAAATTGCCACCGGATCAGAGACGGAAAGAACCAGAGAGACCGGAAGCTGTCTATACTC gTGATCCAGAAACGGGAAATATGGTAATTGATATAGCTGCAATGGCTGAGGCCAGCTGGAAATCGCATTTAAATCAGTTAGTTCCGTGCAAACGATGCGGAAGGACGTTTAATCCTGATCGCGTGAGCGTCCATGAACGGAGCTGCAAAGGAACTCGTTAA
- the LOC100881211 gene encoding uncharacterized protein LOC100881211 isoform X2, with translation MKWKKGPTEFLSEKTFLVIKDDLDILEKKGKQRGKSKTPDTGTWPPKMKRGVYNDLERPKTANLEKPSVLDPDLVDKLDMSVLSKELLIHSMTQFRLSKAIGGGTSSFPSSSRCRQSVTIAEQHQQQSHAPNGATWCNGPLSVRYKRRSFEQILDSRLGHVDAFVESPRMQKHARIIGQEANAATKTSDSRKLDDNNNRSKPAGHKVPSLSMLKKRSSKPTIQNELEMFTASSTKSAPEPCKSCGKPDQPERFHSHPKSGQHRTKESPASTKTKATVPKTVQKPVALHFRSDKSKNKSEETIAIEAKTKSGSPQERSSPSNRPASVPLKKGPRTITCYICGREFGTASFPIHEPRCMQKWERENNALPANQRRPTPQKPDVAINHSEWNTAAWEESQREHAIR, from the exons ATGAAATGGAAAAAGGGACCAACAGAGTTTCTATCAGAAAAAACATTTTTGGTAATCAAGGACGATTTGGATATTCTGGAAA AAAAGGGGAAACAACGAGGAAAATCGAAGACCCCGGACACAGGCACCTGGCCACCGAAAATGAAGCGTGGTGTATACAACGATCTCGAGAGACCGAAAACCGCGAATCTCGAGAAGCCGAGCGTGCTCGATCCAGATTTGGTCGACAAATTAGACATGTCCGTATTGAGCAAGGAATTGCTCATCCACTCTATGACGCAGTTTCGCCTGTCAAAAGCAATCGGTGGTGGGACGTCGTCGTTCCCATCGTCGTCAAGGTGCCGGCAAAGCGTCACCATTGCAGAACAACACCAACAACAGAGTCACGCGCCAAACGGTGCGACGTGGTGCAACGGTCCCCTCTCTGTACGCTACAAACGTCGTAGTTTCGAACAGATTCTGGATTCGAGGCTCGGTCACGTTGACGCGTTCGTGGAATCGCCAAGAATGCAGAAGCACGCACGGATCATTGGCCAGGAAGCCAATGCGGCGACGAAAACTTCGGATAGCAGAAAGTTAGATGACAATAATAATAG AAGCAAACCGGCCGGCCACAAGGTCCCTTCTCTGTCCATGTTGAAGAAGAGAAGTTCGAAACCGACGATACAGAATGAATTAGAGATGTTCACCGCCTCTTCGACGAAGAGCGCACCGGAACCTTGCAAAAGTTGCGGGAAGCCGGATCAGCCGGAGCGATTTCATAGTCACCCGAAAAGCGGTCAGCACAGGACAAAGGAGAGTCCAGCGAGCACCAAGACAAAGGCCACGGTACCAAAAACCGTTCAGAAACCTGTGGCCTTGCATTTCCGCAGCGATAAGAGCAAGAACAAAAGCGAGGAAACAATCGCCATTGAGGCAAAGACCAAGTCGGGAAGTCCTCAAGAACGATCGAGTCCATCGAACAGACCGGCGTCGGTACCGCTTAAAAAAGGGCCAAGGACCATCACTTGTTACATATGCGGACGTGAATTTGGTACGGCCAGTTTTCCCATTCACGAGCCAAGGTGTATGCAA AAATGGGAACGGGAGAACAACGCATTGCCCGCGAATCAGAGGCGCCCAACTCCTCAGAAACCCGACGTTGCGATAAATCATTCAGAATGGAATACTGCAGCTTGGGAAGAAAGTCAG CGCGAACATGCTATTAGATGA
- the LOC100881211 gene encoding uncharacterized protein LOC100881211 isoform X3 — protein MKWKKGPTEFLSEKTFLVIKDDLDILEKKGKQRGKSKTPDTGTWPPKMKRGVYNDLERPKTANLEKPSVLDPDLVDKLDMSVLSKELLIHSMTQFRLSKAIGGGTSSFPSSSRCRQSVTIAEQHQQQSHAPNGATWCNGPLSVRYKRRSFEQILDSRLGHVDAFVESPRMQKHARIIGQEANAATKTSDSRKLDDNNNRSKPAGHKVPSLSMLKKRSSKPTIQNELEMFTASSTKSAPEPCKSCGKPDQPERFHSHPKSGQHRTKESPASTKTKATVPKTVQKPVALHFRSDKSKNKSEETIAIEAKTKSGSPQERSSPSNRPASVPLKKGPRTITCYICGREFGTASFPIHEPRCMQLKLLVEDVGT, from the exons ATGAAATGGAAAAAGGGACCAACAGAGTTTCTATCAGAAAAAACATTTTTGGTAATCAAGGACGATTTGGATATTCTGGAAA AAAAGGGGAAACAACGAGGAAAATCGAAGACCCCGGACACAGGCACCTGGCCACCGAAAATGAAGCGTGGTGTATACAACGATCTCGAGAGACCGAAAACCGCGAATCTCGAGAAGCCGAGCGTGCTCGATCCAGATTTGGTCGACAAATTAGACATGTCCGTATTGAGCAAGGAATTGCTCATCCACTCTATGACGCAGTTTCGCCTGTCAAAAGCAATCGGTGGTGGGACGTCGTCGTTCCCATCGTCGTCAAGGTGCCGGCAAAGCGTCACCATTGCAGAACAACACCAACAACAGAGTCACGCGCCAAACGGTGCGACGTGGTGCAACGGTCCCCTCTCTGTACGCTACAAACGTCGTAGTTTCGAACAGATTCTGGATTCGAGGCTCGGTCACGTTGACGCGTTCGTGGAATCGCCAAGAATGCAGAAGCACGCACGGATCATTGGCCAGGAAGCCAATGCGGCGACGAAAACTTCGGATAGCAGAAAGTTAGATGACAATAATAATAG AAGCAAACCGGCCGGCCACAAGGTCCCTTCTCTGTCCATGTTGAAGAAGAGAAGTTCGAAACCGACGATACAGAATGAATTAGAGATGTTCACCGCCTCTTCGACGAAGAGCGCACCGGAACCTTGCAAAAGTTGCGGGAAGCCGGATCAGCCGGAGCGATTTCATAGTCACCCGAAAAGCGGTCAGCACAGGACAAAGGAGAGTCCAGCGAGCACCAAGACAAAGGCCACGGTACCAAAAACCGTTCAGAAACCTGTGGCCTTGCATTTCCGCAGCGATAAGAGCAAGAACAAAAGCGAGGAAACAATCGCCATTGAGGCAAAGACCAAGTCGGGAAGTCCTCAAGAACGATCGAGTCCATCGAACAGACCGGCGTCGGTACCGCTTAAAAAAGGGCCAAGGACCATCACTTGTTACATATGCGGACGTGAATTTGGTACGGCCAGTTTTCCCATTCACGAGCCAAGGTGTATGCAA TTGAAATTGTTAGTTGAGGATGTAGGAACATAG
- the LOC100881211 gene encoding uncharacterized protein LOC100881211 isoform X1: MKWKKGPTEFLSEKTFLVIKDDLDILEKKGKQRGKSKTPDTGTWPPKMKRGVYNDLERPKTANLEKPSVLDPDLVDKLDMSVLSKELLIHSMTQFRLSKAIGGGTSSFPSSSRCRQSVTIAEQHQQQSHAPNGATWCNGPLSVRYKRRSFEQILDSRLGHVDAFVESPRMQKHARIIGQEANAATKTSDSRKLDDNNNRSKPAGHKVPSLSMLKKRSSKPTIQNELEMFTASSTKSAPEPCKSCGKPDQPERFHSHPKSGQHRTKESPASTKTKATVPKTVQKPVALHFRSDKSKNKSEETIAIEAKTKSGSPQERSSPSNRPASVPLKKGPRTITCYICGREFGTASFPIHEPRCMQKWERENNALPANQRRPTPQKPDVAINHSEWNTAAWEESQLIREAVYIGKRVSIDRMSHYHLKADDL, translated from the exons ATGAAATGGAAAAAGGGACCAACAGAGTTTCTATCAGAAAAAACATTTTTGGTAATCAAGGACGATTTGGATATTCTGGAAA AAAAGGGGAAACAACGAGGAAAATCGAAGACCCCGGACACAGGCACCTGGCCACCGAAAATGAAGCGTGGTGTATACAACGATCTCGAGAGACCGAAAACCGCGAATCTCGAGAAGCCGAGCGTGCTCGATCCAGATTTGGTCGACAAATTAGACATGTCCGTATTGAGCAAGGAATTGCTCATCCACTCTATGACGCAGTTTCGCCTGTCAAAAGCAATCGGTGGTGGGACGTCGTCGTTCCCATCGTCGTCAAGGTGCCGGCAAAGCGTCACCATTGCAGAACAACACCAACAACAGAGTCACGCGCCAAACGGTGCGACGTGGTGCAACGGTCCCCTCTCTGTACGCTACAAACGTCGTAGTTTCGAACAGATTCTGGATTCGAGGCTCGGTCACGTTGACGCGTTCGTGGAATCGCCAAGAATGCAGAAGCACGCACGGATCATTGGCCAGGAAGCCAATGCGGCGACGAAAACTTCGGATAGCAGAAAGTTAGATGACAATAATAATAG AAGCAAACCGGCCGGCCACAAGGTCCCTTCTCTGTCCATGTTGAAGAAGAGAAGTTCGAAACCGACGATACAGAATGAATTAGAGATGTTCACCGCCTCTTCGACGAAGAGCGCACCGGAACCTTGCAAAAGTTGCGGGAAGCCGGATCAGCCGGAGCGATTTCATAGTCACCCGAAAAGCGGTCAGCACAGGACAAAGGAGAGTCCAGCGAGCACCAAGACAAAGGCCACGGTACCAAAAACCGTTCAGAAACCTGTGGCCTTGCATTTCCGCAGCGATAAGAGCAAGAACAAAAGCGAGGAAACAATCGCCATTGAGGCAAAGACCAAGTCGGGAAGTCCTCAAGAACGATCGAGTCCATCGAACAGACCGGCGTCGGTACCGCTTAAAAAAGGGCCAAGGACCATCACTTGTTACATATGCGGACGTGAATTTGGTACGGCCAGTTTTCCCATTCACGAGCCAAGGTGTATGCAA AAATGGGAACGGGAGAACAACGCATTGCCCGCGAATCAGAGGCGCCCAACTCCTCAGAAACCCGACGTTGCGATAAATCATTCAGAATGGAATACTGCAGCTTGGGAAGAAAGTCAG CTGATACGGGAAGCAGTCTATATAGGAAAACGCGTTTCGATTGACCGAATGAGTCATTACCATTTAAAAGCCGACGATCTTTAA